One segment of Elusimicrobiota bacterium DNA contains the following:
- a CDS encoding glycosyltransferase family 39 protein, which yields MSNKRRRDQQRFEKERRAVGPAEGVISDPDSLSQRLPKPLTLLALLGLYGWLLTWWKGFLYSFYTTHFQDNIRTIGAFVDLLSQIRFGVIATNLPDIIWTGAIFASALSLGRIALHALRLDLRETWGRNFYALGMGFGSLSLILLALGLAGFWTKWVMIALVVLPIAAAGIMRYAGSFANGQTSEAQGRAEKITFWEGLGCALLAAYLLMNFMAAMAPEHFYDSLVYHLAMPKLYLLHQRIVPTPNMIYSGVPFGTEMLYGLALALGTETLAKLLHFGFGVLIAATIYSWCLKFANRRVALLATLLFYSAPLVCFASSVAKVELPMTFYLLLAVLLILETVRLGELESDAKPLILAGFLAGFAFGTKYNAGLYIPVLALPLVYKQLQAERFDPRMLLRQLTLFFGATALVASPWLVKNWFFYHNPTYPFLNDVFKGSATANVAGLRSDAHARDLASAFTTWPGFKSFIGGIWNPVAHAMDGYVGPTLQIGLPWLFLARWKTIQQRGLFIITVGLWLAWALHSSLSRFVLPAVPLYCILVASALWLTELPRMLRLAIVAIFIYTMTINMARVFLMLANPGTWKVAYGRMTKSDYLLHEHPSYNAPYYAGAKFINENLPQDATILFIGEERGYYSERKFFTASVFDVNPMQGLADSSADADELLANLKRKGITHLLVNAGSEHYHRWLEGLPSGSRARYESLLKVRAKLIFNHVQDLPKDRAWVQVYELGVVSGGPAS from the coding sequence GTGAGCAATAAGCGTCGAAGAGATCAGCAGCGGTTTGAAAAGGAACGCAGAGCCGTGGGCCCGGCCGAAGGCGTTATCTCGGACCCGGATTCTCTGTCTCAGCGGTTGCCCAAACCTTTGACCCTGCTGGCGCTCCTTGGGCTCTATGGGTGGCTGCTCACATGGTGGAAGGGGTTCCTTTATTCCTTTTATACGACCCACTTCCAGGATAACATCCGCACCATCGGCGCGTTCGTTGATCTGCTCAGCCAGATCCGCTTCGGCGTTATAGCGACGAATCTTCCCGACATCATCTGGACCGGCGCCATCTTCGCGTCCGCCCTTAGCCTGGGGCGCATCGCCCTGCATGCATTGAGGCTCGACTTGAGGGAGACCTGGGGTCGCAATTTTTATGCGCTCGGGATGGGCTTCGGGTCCCTTTCGCTTATCCTCTTGGCTCTCGGTCTTGCCGGTTTCTGGACCAAATGGGTCATGATCGCGCTTGTCGTTCTCCCGATCGCGGCGGCCGGGATCATGCGCTATGCCGGGTCCTTCGCGAACGGGCAGACGAGCGAGGCTCAGGGTCGGGCGGAGAAGATCACGTTTTGGGAGGGTCTTGGCTGCGCTCTGTTGGCGGCCTACCTCTTGATGAACTTCATGGCCGCCATGGCTCCAGAGCACTTCTACGATAGCCTCGTGTATCACTTGGCCATGCCGAAGCTGTACCTGCTGCATCAGCGGATCGTGCCGACGCCGAACATGATCTATTCCGGCGTTCCGTTCGGCACCGAGATGCTTTACGGGCTCGCCCTGGCTCTTGGAACGGAAACCTTGGCGAAGCTGCTCCATTTCGGATTCGGAGTCCTGATCGCAGCGACGATTTACTCGTGGTGCCTAAAGTTCGCAAACCGCAGAGTCGCATTGTTGGCGACTCTGCTCTTCTACTCCGCGCCGCTCGTTTGCTTCGCAAGCTCGGTCGCAAAGGTTGAGCTGCCGATGACGTTCTACCTGCTGCTCGCCGTTCTCCTGATTCTTGAGACGGTGCGGCTAGGCGAACTCGAGTCGGACGCGAAGCCGTTGATATTGGCGGGCTTCCTGGCCGGCTTCGCCTTCGGCACGAAATACAACGCAGGATTGTATATTCCCGTGCTGGCTCTTCCTCTCGTTTATAAGCAACTCCAGGCGGAAAGATTCGACCCTCGAATGCTCTTGAGGCAGTTGACCTTGTTCTTCGGCGCGACCGCGCTCGTGGCCAGCCCTTGGCTCGTAAAGAACTGGTTCTTCTATCACAATCCCACCTATCCGTTCCTCAACGATGTCTTTAAAGGCAGCGCCACCGCCAATGTCGCCGGACTGAGAAGCGACGCTCACGCCAGAGATCTCGCTTCAGCGTTCACGACGTGGCCGGGCTTCAAGAGCTTTATCGGCGGTATCTGGAACCCTGTCGCTCACGCCATGGACGGCTACGTGGGTCCGACGTTGCAGATCGGGCTGCCATGGCTTTTCTTGGCCCGATGGAAGACGATCCAGCAGAGGGGATTGTTCATCATAACGGTCGGGCTTTGGCTGGCGTGGGCGCTTCATTCGTCGCTGTCCCGCTTCGTCTTGCCGGCTGTCCCGCTATACTGCATCCTCGTCGCCAGCGCCCTTTGGCTGACCGAGCTTCCTCGCATGCTTCGGCTCGCCATCGTCGCAATTTTCATTTACACGATGACCATCAACATGGCCCGTGTATTCCTGATGCTGGCGAACCCAGGTACGTGGAAGGTCGCCTATGGCCGCATGACTAAATCCGATTACCTTCTCCACGAGCACCCGTCCTATAACGCGCCGTATTACGCCGGAGCGAAATTCATCAATGAGAACCTTCCGCAAGACGCGACCATTCTCTTCATTGGAGAAGAACGCGGGTACTACAGCGAAAGAAAATTCTTTACCGCCTCGGTGTTCGATGTCAACCCGATGCAAGGCCTGGCCGACTCCTCCGCCGACGCCGATGAGCTCTTGGCAAATCTTAAACGGAAAGGCATCACGCACTTGTTGGTCAACGCGGGTTCGGAGCACTATCATCGATGGCTGGAGGGGCTGCCGAGCGGAAGCCGGGCAAGGTATGAGAGCTTGCTGAAGGTCCGAGCCAAGCTGATTTTTAACCATGTGCAGGATCTTCCGAAGGACCGCGCCTGGGTCCAAGTTTATGAGCTTGGAGTTGTGTCTGGCGGGCCGGCATCATAG
- a CDS encoding response regulator, whose amino-acid sequence MSLERIDSPATDLSAEQAKPWILVIDDDHGFRPALCEYLRRFHFQTSEAKSAIEGLVCAQTRKPDLIVLDLCLDGRGSNDTRSAEFFLKALKSDRNLRSIPVVAISGMFHRDEAAARFKSLGTDSFIYKGNIFEGGHFLRMIRGQTVLCQALAPATPSAGPHREPVEELGLPAVGFPLELTILVIDDEEDTASLLKQLLKEQRILWADTGAKGLSLAKSELPDLVILDLHMPNLDGKQVCERLRANDTSNLYLPVLMHTGDQRCQQEIACLDIGADDYIVKAGSNARLLAKIRAMIRRRRFRTDSRGVQSIGGVRLDLKLHTISIKRASRLAAFTKAEAAIVLLLMSGEGALIDTKAIHKKICRAWPNSDSTAIKTHVSHIRHKLEEFAHLIESVKGEDGYRFNVELAKTLL is encoded by the coding sequence ATGAGCCTCGAACGCATCGACAGTCCGGCTACCGATTTATCCGCGGAGCAGGCAAAGCCCTGGATATTGGTTATCGACGACGACCACGGGTTTCGCCCTGCCTTATGCGAATACCTTCGCCGATTTCATTTCCAGACTTCCGAAGCGAAATCCGCAATAGAGGGCTTGGTGTGCGCCCAGACGCGGAAGCCTGACTTGATTGTTCTGGATCTCTGCCTCGACGGCAGAGGATCGAACGACACCCGCTCCGCGGAGTTTTTCCTGAAGGCATTGAAGTCCGACCGCAACCTCCGCTCAATCCCCGTCGTCGCCATTTCGGGCATGTTCCATAGGGACGAGGCCGCGGCTCGGTTTAAGAGTCTTGGAACGGATTCCTTCATCTATAAGGGGAATATCTTCGAGGGTGGCCACTTCTTGCGCATGATCCGCGGGCAGACGGTCCTGTGTCAAGCGCTCGCTCCCGCTACTCCGTCTGCCGGCCCGCATCGGGAGCCTGTGGAGGAGCTTGGCCTTCCTGCCGTTGGATTCCCGTTAGAGTTGACCATCCTGGTCATCGATGACGAGGAGGACACCGCGAGTCTCCTCAAGCAACTCCTCAAAGAGCAAAGAATTTTGTGGGCCGACACCGGCGCCAAAGGACTCAGCTTGGCGAAGTCCGAACTGCCCGACTTGGTGATCTTAGATCTCCACATGCCGAACCTTGACGGCAAACAGGTGTGCGAGCGCCTGCGCGCCAACGACACCAGCAACCTATACCTTCCGGTCTTAATGCACACGGGAGATCAGCGGTGTCAGCAAGAGATCGCATGCCTCGATATCGGCGCGGATGATTACATCGTCAAGGCAGGCTCGAATGCCCGGCTGTTGGCCAAGATTCGCGCGATGATCAGACGACGCCGGTTTCGAACGGATTCTCGAGGCGTTCAATCAATCGGCGGCGTCAGGTTGGACCTCAAGCTCCATACGATCAGCATCAAGCGCGCATCCAGACTTGCCGCGTTTACCAAGGCGGAGGCCGCCATCGTCCTTCTATTGATGAGCGGGGAGGGCGCCCTCATCGATACGAAAGCGATTCACAAGAAGATTTGCCGCGCCTGGCCCAACTCCGACTCGACGGCGATCAAGACTCATGTCAGCCACATCCGTCACAAGTTGGAAGAGTTCGCGCACCTCATCGAGTCCGTTAAGGGCGAAGACGGCTACCGCTTCAACGTCGAACTGGCCAAAACCCTCCTTTAG
- a CDS encoding RNA polymerase sigma factor produces MKKTCKIVGRNGNKGRAAKPDAVAEALKGYLDGSNLKARNFALGLCRDADEANELVQEACYRALRARKQHDSMKSVHSWLLSILRNAFRDSRKRMERRAGLSLDCQGREGTGLRDTLAGADEDLLLRLERAETTVLVRRALARLRACERQVLTLCDARGMTYAEAARTLALREGTVRSRLHRARLKVRKMAGWLMPA; encoded by the coding sequence ATGAAAAAGACCTGCAAGATCGTCGGACGGAACGGGAACAAAGGCCGGGCCGCGAAGCCGGACGCCGTGGCGGAGGCTCTCAAGGGCTACCTGGATGGGAGCAACCTGAAGGCGCGGAACTTCGCGCTCGGGCTGTGCCGTGACGCGGACGAGGCGAACGAGTTGGTTCAAGAGGCCTGCTATCGGGCTCTGCGTGCGCGCAAGCAGCACGACTCGATGAAGTCGGTCCATAGTTGGCTTCTCAGCATCCTGCGCAACGCGTTCAGGGACTCGCGCAAACGCATGGAGCGCCGAGCAGGGCTGTCCCTCGACTGCCAAGGCAGAGAAGGGACCGGGCTCCGGGATACGCTCGCGGGCGCGGACGAGGACCTGCTCTTGCGACTGGAGCGCGCGGAGACGACGGTCCTGGTGCGCCGAGCGCTGGCCCGCCTGCGCGCGTGCGAGCGGCAGGTGCTGACGCTGTGCGACGCGAGGGGAATGACCTACGCCGAGGCCGCGCGGACGCTCGCGCTTCGCGAGGGCACGGTGCGCTCACGACTCCATCGGGCGCGCCTGAAAGTGAGAAAGATGGCGGGCTGGCTCATGCCGGCCTGA
- a CDS encoding DUF3536 domain-containing protein: MSHRHICVHGHFYQPPRENPWTGTVDREASAAPFHDWNARVAEECYGPVTLGVHGGSDGRTIAYDETLKRLSYDFGPTLMSWLESERPAILRRVLAADAATQTAIAQPYFHNILPFESPRDKETLVRWGLAEFRHRFGRPAKGMWLPETAVDVETLEVLAGHGVEFTILDPKQGEAVRDLGSDAWVKLDAEHIDPKTPYLWVSPSDPSKKLVIFFYHHRLSAGIVSGETTVSAEHFAGAVRGRPWEGDAAQLAHVVSDGEFYGHHHPGAERVLALTLDLLEADGIPATDPARFLALFPPPHEVRIRENTSWSCDHGLGRWDKDCGCRSAHLPDWDQRWRTGLRDALNRLAHRLDAFYEDDASRFFDDPWRVRDEASVLWLEPGDERASAFLKAHAKRPLLADEERRALKLLTMQRERLAMFTSCGWFFDDISGVEAVLCLTRAARAIDLAKLLGEDAEEAFVERLAACRSNLPRFENGAKVWRTMVASSRVGLPRAAAHAAVLDHLGLPAPEPPLLRWTAGPAFRADKAGLAGRERTLSVRDVTVRSVDTRQSAELHAIVHRADRLDFAVWLAPRREALDPLTIGDQFLRLPDDEFRAAMDERFGPSAFGLDAVLNDERAEVVKSLAGAGALGASRAAYLKRWVECMAAFRRGGREDDAVLQLLSESAVHSFNASELPWSYELEDRLHRHMEAVVAEPVDSARASRALRWLDALWDAGLLAGTWRLRDAQQRWAAALEGRGPSAALDACRAVGARLGLADASRGIC, translated from the coding sequence GTGAGCCATCGGCATATCTGCGTCCACGGCCATTTCTACCAGCCCCCGCGGGAGAACCCGTGGACGGGGACGGTGGACCGAGAGGCCTCGGCGGCCCCCTTTCACGACTGGAACGCGCGCGTCGCCGAGGAGTGCTACGGGCCGGTCACCTTGGGCGTCCATGGCGGGTCCGACGGGCGGACGATCGCCTACGACGAGACGCTCAAGCGCCTCTCCTATGACTTCGGCCCGACCCTGATGTCGTGGCTCGAGAGCGAGCGTCCGGCCATCCTGCGCCGCGTACTCGCCGCGGACGCGGCCACCCAGACGGCGATCGCGCAGCCCTATTTCCATAATATATTGCCCTTCGAGTCGCCCCGCGACAAGGAGACCTTGGTGCGCTGGGGCCTGGCCGAGTTCCGTCATCGCTTCGGCCGCCCGGCGAAAGGCATGTGGCTTCCCGAGACGGCGGTGGACGTCGAGACGCTCGAGGTCCTCGCCGGCCACGGCGTCGAGTTCACCATACTCGATCCCAAGCAGGGCGAGGCGGTGCGCGACCTCGGCTCCGACGCCTGGGTCAAGCTCGACGCCGAGCACATCGACCCGAAGACCCCGTATCTCTGGGTGTCGCCGTCGGACCCGTCCAAGAAGCTCGTGATCTTCTTCTATCATCACCGCCTGTCGGCCGGGATCGTCAGCGGCGAGACGACGGTCAGCGCCGAGCACTTCGCCGGCGCCGTGCGCGGCCGGCCCTGGGAGGGCGACGCCGCCCAGCTCGCCCACGTCGTCAGCGACGGGGAGTTCTACGGCCACCACCATCCGGGCGCCGAGCGCGTGCTGGCGCTGACGCTCGACCTTCTCGAGGCCGACGGAATCCCGGCGACCGACCCCGCGCGCTTCCTCGCGCTGTTCCCCCCGCCCCACGAGGTCCGCATCCGGGAGAACACCTCCTGGAGCTGCGACCACGGCCTCGGCCGCTGGGACAAGGACTGCGGCTGCCGCTCGGCGCACCTGCCCGACTGGGACCAGCGGTGGCGGACCGGGCTGAGAGACGCCCTCAACAGATTGGCCCACCGCCTCGACGCGTTCTACGAGGACGACGCCTCGCGCTTCTTCGACGACCCGTGGAGGGTCCGCGACGAGGCGTCGGTCCTGTGGCTCGAGCCCGGCGACGAGCGCGCCTCGGCGTTCCTGAAAGCGCACGCCAAGCGCCCGCTTCTCGCCGACGAGGAGAGGCGCGCCCTCAAGCTGCTGACGATGCAGCGGGAGCGCCTGGCCATGTTCACGAGCTGCGGCTGGTTCTTCGACGACATCTCGGGCGTGGAGGCCGTGCTGTGCCTGACCCGCGCCGCGCGGGCCATCGACCTCGCCAAGCTGCTCGGCGAGGACGCCGAGGAGGCGTTCGTCGAGCGACTTGCCGCCTGCCGCTCGAACCTGCCCCGCTTCGAGAACGGGGCTAAAGTATGGAGGACTATGGTGGCCTCGTCGCGCGTCGGCCTGCCCCGCGCCGCGGCGCACGCGGCCGTGCTCGACCATCTCGGCCTGCCTGCGCCGGAGCCGCCGCTGCTGCGCTGGACGGCCGGCCCCGCGTTCCGCGCGGACAAGGCGGGCCTCGCCGGCCGCGAGCGGACCCTGTCGGTCCGGGACGTGACGGTCCGCTCCGTCGACACCCGGCAGAGCGCCGAGCTCCACGCGATCGTCCATCGCGCCGACCGTCTCGACTTCGCCGTCTGGCTCGCCCCTCGCCGCGAGGCGCTCGATCCGCTGACGATCGGGGACCAGTTCCTGCGCCTGCCCGACGACGAGTTCCGCGCGGCGATGGACGAGCGCTTCGGCCCCTCGGCCTTCGGCCTCGACGCGGTGCTCAACGACGAGCGCGCCGAGGTGGTCAAGTCCCTGGCCGGCGCGGGCGCGCTCGGCGCCTCCCGCGCCGCCTACCTCAAGCGCTGGGTCGAGTGCATGGCCGCGTTCCGCCGCGGCGGGCGGGAGGACGACGCCGTGCTCCAGCTCCTGTCCGAGTCGGCCGTGCATTCCTTCAACGCCTCCGAGCTGCCCTGGTCGTACGAGCTCGAGGACCGTCTCCACCGCCACATGGAGGCCGTCGTCGCCGAGCCCGTCGACTCCGCGCGGGCGTCGCGCGCCCTGCGCTGGCTCGACGCGCTCTGGGACGCCGGCCTTCTCGCCGGGACCTGGCGCCTGCGCGACGCCCAGCAGCGCTGGGCCGCCGCGCTCGAGGGACGAGGACCGTCGGCCGCGCTCGACGCCTGCCGCGCCGTCGGCGCGCGGCTCGGACTGGCCGACGCTTCACGGGGGATCTGCTGA
- a CDS encoding PhoH family protein → MTTKLIRLNDQNETVRLLGEQDARLRELERDFGVEIFLRQDAESGDLSLTVKGSAQRVEKAAKRLRAEIEALRRRAAPVDPRGFEPINLDAPSLPEDGLYRAHNGKVLRARTPNQQKYCDTIAEHDLTFGIGPAGTGKTFLAVACALRALESRQVTKIVLSRPVVEAGEKLGFLPGDLMEKVNPYLRPLYDAFISLLGGERFRTWRDNDVIEIVPLAYMRGRTFEDAFMILDEAQNTTPEQMKMFLTRMGTGSKAVVTGDTTQNDLGARATSGLVRVLEILKGVDGMAVVRMAEADVSRHPIVKRIIRAYDKWDEKAG, encoded by the coding sequence ATGACCACCAAGCTCATACGACTCAACGACCAGAACGAGACGGTCCGCCTCCTCGGGGAGCAGGACGCCCGCCTGCGCGAGTTGGAAAGGGATTTCGGAGTGGAGATCTTCCTGCGCCAGGACGCCGAGAGCGGCGACCTGTCGCTGACGGTCAAAGGAAGCGCCCAGCGCGTGGAGAAGGCCGCCAAGCGCCTGCGGGCCGAGATCGAGGCGCTTCGCCGCCGCGCCGCCCCGGTCGACCCGCGCGGCTTCGAGCCGATCAACCTGGACGCGCCGTCGCTTCCCGAGGACGGCCTGTACCGCGCCCACAACGGGAAGGTCCTGCGCGCGCGCACGCCGAACCAGCAGAAATACTGCGACACGATCGCCGAGCACGACCTGACCTTCGGCATCGGCCCGGCCGGCACGGGCAAGACCTTCCTCGCGGTCGCCTGCGCCCTGCGCGCCCTCGAGTCGCGGCAGGTGACGAAGATCGTCCTCTCCCGCCCCGTCGTCGAGGCCGGCGAGAAGCTCGGCTTCCTGCCCGGCGACCTCATGGAGAAGGTGAACCCCTATCTGCGCCCCTTGTACGACGCGTTCATCTCCTTGCTCGGCGGCGAGCGCTTCCGCACCTGGCGGGACAACGACGTCATCGAGATCGTGCCGCTGGCCTACATGCGCGGCCGGACCTTCGAGGACGCGTTCATGATCCTCGACGAGGCGCAGAACACCACGCCCGAGCAGATGAAGATGTTCCTCACCCGCATGGGAACGGGCTCGAAGGCCGTCGTCACCGGGGACACGACGCAGAACGACCTGGGCGCGCGCGCGACCTCGGGCCTGGTGCGCGTCCTCGAGATCCTCAAGGGCGTGGACGGCATGGCCGTGGTCCGCATGGCCGAGGCCGACGTGTCGCGCCATCCTATCGTGAAACGGATCATCAGGGCCTACGACAAATGGGACGAAAAAGCGGGTTGA
- the ybeY gene encoding rRNA maturation RNase YbeY: MASLPASARRAALYQRAVREAFASSKKTAGRRGEVNVVFLGRAAMLRMNRHYLAHDYDTDVIAFSHEVPPEVVGDDRPLGDIFISSWMTRRQAKALGHSPAAEAATLAVHGALHLTGHDDHRPAAKARMFKVQDRIVASLRV; the protein is encoded by the coding sequence ATGGCCTCCTTGCCGGCGTCGGCGAGGCGCGCCGCGCTGTACCAGAGGGCGGTACGCGAGGCGTTCGCCTCCTCGAAGAAGACGGCGGGGCGCCGCGGCGAGGTCAACGTCGTCTTCCTCGGACGCGCCGCGATGCTGCGCATGAACCGGCATTATCTCGCCCACGACTACGACACCGACGTGATCGCCTTTTCGCATGAAGTCCCTCCTGAAGTCGTCGGCGACGACCGTCCGTTAGGAGACATCTTCATCTCGTCGTGGATGACGCGCCGCCAGGCGAAGGCCCTGGGCCACTCCCCCGCCGCCGAGGCGGCGACGCTCGCCGTCCACGGCGCCCTGCACCTCACCGGCCACGACGACCACCGTCCCGCGGCGAAGGCCCGCATGTTCAAGGTCCAGGACCGGATCGTCGCCTCCCTGCGTGTCTAA